A genomic region of Nostoc sp. UHCC 0702 contains the following coding sequences:
- a CDS encoding AAA-like domain-containing protein, whose product MHEDSQIRILFFTAEPNDTARLRLQQELRDIEEQLQRFKVRDRFVLKLQLSARPKDVSQAILDFEPHIVHFSGHGQSTGELCFENEFGTTQPLPPGVLAALFRLVASHVHCVVLNACYSDIQAEAIVQHIPFVIGMKTAIGDQAAIAFAVGFYRALGAKREPQEAYEFGCVEIQLQGIPEESTPVLRRKIDQSPAVFYLQRPAIEGRCYEEIKQPGSLIRIKAPKNMGKTWLMNRIVAYARGNGYKTATLSFNVLTDGTIFQDAEKFFRSFCVAVGNEIELPNQLSETWDNQATYIFNSTMYFQKYLLKNINTPLVLALNDVDLVFEKPEIANDFCKMLRNWHDRARRDDTTSIIWKKLHLIIVHSTEVYASLDINSSPLANVGLVIELPEFTLDQVQRLLNLHGLHLATDEVSQLVDLLGGHPLLLRITCDYLRLNEISLKEFLEVAPTLEGPFRGHLLEYLRILENNPELNTAFCQVITADTPTRLSPNISRTLQRLGLIKLERNFAKPRCNLYSQFFRFYL is encoded by the coding sequence ATGCACGAGGATAGCCAAATTAGAATTCTGTTTTTCACTGCTGAGCCTAACGATACCGCTAGGCTGCGTTTACAGCAAGAGTTACGAGATATCGAAGAACAGCTTCAAAGATTCAAGGTGCGAGACAGATTTGTCCTCAAGCTACAATTATCCGCCCGCCCTAAAGACGTTAGCCAAGCAATACTCGATTTTGAACCGCATATTGTTCATTTTTCAGGACATGGCCAGAGTACTGGTGAACTTTGCTTTGAAAATGAGTTCGGTACAACACAGCCATTACCCCCTGGGGTTTTAGCTGCGCTGTTTAGATTAGTAGCATCTCATGTTCATTGCGTAGTGCTAAATGCTTGTTATTCGGATATTCAAGCCGAAGCTATTGTTCAGCATATACCTTTTGTGATCGGCATGAAAACAGCGATCGGTGATCAAGCAGCGATCGCTTTTGCTGTGGGATTTTACAGGGCGTTGGGTGCCAAGCGTGAGCCACAGGAAGCTTACGAGTTTGGTTGTGTAGAAATTCAACTGCAAGGTATTCCAGAAGAGTCAACCCCAGTTCTCCGTAGAAAAATAGATCAATCGCCTGCGGTTTTTTATTTACAACGCCCTGCAATTGAAGGGCGTTGTTACGAGGAGATTAAACAGCCTGGTTCTCTAATTCGCATCAAAGCCCCCAAGAACATGGGGAAAACATGGCTGATGAACCGGATAGTAGCTTATGCCAGAGGAAATGGCTATAAGACAGCGACTTTAAGTTTTAATGTCTTAACAGATGGAACAATTTTCCAAGATGCCGAGAAATTCTTTCGTTCTTTCTGTGTTGCTGTTGGTAACGAGATCGAATTACCAAATCAATTAAGTGAGACTTGGGACAATCAAGCGACTTACATATTTAACAGTACGATGTACTTTCAAAAATATTTGTTGAAAAATATAAATACTCCTTTAGTTCTGGCTTTAAATGATGTTGATTTAGTTTTTGAAAAACCTGAAATCGCCAATGATTTTTGTAAGATGCTGCGAAATTGGCATGATCGGGCAAGGCGGGATGATACAACTAGCATTATTTGGAAAAAACTTCACTTGATTATCGTCCATTCTACTGAAGTCTATGCCTCACTTGATATTAATAGTTCACCACTGGCTAATGTAGGTTTAGTAATTGAATTACCAGAATTTACCCTCGATCAGGTACAACGGTTACTAAATTTACATGGACTACATTTAGCAACAGATGAAGTTAGTCAACTAGTAGATTTGTTAGGAGGACACCCTTTACTACTGCGAATTACTTGTGATTATTTGAGACTTAATGAAATTTCCTTAAAAGAATTTCTAGAAGTTGCTCCTACACTAGAGGGCCCGTTTAGAGGTCATCTACTTGAATATTTGAGAATTCTGGAAAATAATCCAGAATTGAACACAGCATTTTGTCAGGTTATTACAGCAGATACACCAACGAGATTATCTCCAAATATTTCTAGAACCTTACAACGCTTAGGATTAATCAAGTTAGAAAGGAATTTTGCTAAACCACGCTGTAATCTATATAGTCAATTTTTCCGTTTTTATCTTTAG
- a CDS encoding ABC transporter substrate-binding protein, with amino-acid sequence MIQPHQYYQVGGTLTADDPSYVERDADKSIYEELKSGNFCYVFNSRQMGKSSLQVRVSKRLENQEFKCALISLDGLGTKGVTQEQWYYTLIKDLAEQLELPNDLLEPWLLESKSLAPLKRLDEFFQKLLLAEIYQNIVIFIDEIDTVLSLDFPTDDFFAFIRSCYNKRANNQNYKRVTFALLGVATPSQLIQDNQRTPFNIGKAIKLKSFTLAEIKPLAQGLESKVANSKIAEDILREVLKWTGGQPFLTQKICKFIAESQHLIPSDKQALSKWVDEIVKSQIIENWEEQDNPQHFRTIRDRIINSQEPTVNLLKLYQKIRQQQELITDDSPEQSELILSGLVVENNRKLKIYNLIYQLVFDDNWLTEILADKKPYEEELLGWKANKNKYWLLRGQKLKAAIKWSHDKILTIEDYQFINASQELEIKKTKRNQRIISLIYTILLIGFGVTGGSLSTRKIQSFFFPYILEPELFSQGERTFFLGNGNLYQKLGINAFQKGDYPEAVEQFKKAKEVNKNDPEVLIYYNNAKAHQKGNYFTLAVAVSINPRREQATDILRGVAQAQDEFNEKGGLKGQLLNIVITDDNSEQSQAQTVAQELTRDPKVLGVIGHNSSTASQAALVKYESAGLAMISATSTSTKLKSQVFFRTVTSDAKAGEKLADYALKKGIKRVVIFYKVEDIYSESIRQAFTKTFEKQGGKVVRTKNLADPKLDASYEVYLSVVQDEANAVVFFPNTELISTVINMARAREQQKIPKYLGKNLQLLGGDALYAVDTLRQGSKALEGLVLAIPWFPEESYSKKFAQRACEQWGQGISWRTAASYDATVAFIKAISESKNPSRQSVLQKLKSITLPADKTSGDALAFQDGEPRNKTPVLVKIVPGSGDKCSDSEGSRFHFEKVD; translated from the coding sequence ATGATACAACCCCATCAATACTATCAAGTAGGAGGGACTTTAACAGCAGATGACCCCAGCTATGTAGAGCGAGATGCCGACAAGTCTATTTATGAAGAATTGAAATCTGGTAATTTTTGTTATGTATTTAATTCTCGGCAGATGGGAAAGTCTAGCTTACAAGTAAGAGTAAGTAAAAGATTAGAAAATCAAGAATTTAAGTGCGCTTTAATTAGCCTAGATGGATTGGGAACTAAAGGAGTTACTCAAGAGCAGTGGTATTATACTCTTATCAAAGATTTAGCAGAACAATTGGAATTGCCAAATGATCTATTAGAACCTTGGTTACTGGAGAGTAAATCTTTAGCTCCTCTGAAACGATTGGATGAATTTTTTCAAAAACTATTACTAGCAGAAATTTATCAAAATATTGTGATTTTTATTGATGAAATCGATACTGTCCTCAGTTTAGATTTCCCTACGGATGATTTTTTTGCTTTCATCCGATCTTGCTATAATAAACGTGCAAATAACCAAAATTATAAACGAGTTACTTTTGCCTTATTAGGAGTAGCGACACCATCACAATTAATTCAAGACAATCAACGCACACCTTTTAATATTGGTAAAGCAATTAAATTAAAGAGTTTTACTTTAGCAGAAATAAAACCTCTTGCTCAAGGATTAGAAAGTAAAGTAGCTAACTCTAAAATTGCAGAAGATATTTTACGAGAGGTACTAAAATGGACTGGAGGTCAACCTTTTTTGACTCAAAAGATATGTAAATTTATTGCTGAATCTCAACATCTTATTCCTAGCGATAAGCAAGCTTTAAGTAAATGGGTAGATGAAATTGTCAAATCCCAGATAATTGAAAATTGGGAAGAGCAAGATAATCCACAACATTTTAGGACGATTCGTGACAGGATTATCAATAGTCAAGAACCAACGGTTAATTTGCTTAAATTATATCAAAAAATTAGACAACAGCAAGAATTAATAACTGATGATAGTCCAGAACAAAGTGAATTAATTTTGTCGGGATTAGTAGTAGAAAATAATCGTAAACTAAAAATTTATAACCTGATTTATCAATTAGTATTTGATGATAACTGGCTAACTGAAATTTTAGCAGATAAGAAACCTTATGAAGAAGAATTACTAGGATGGAAAGCAAATAAAAATAAGTACTGGTTATTGCGAGGTCAAAAATTAAAAGCAGCAATAAAATGGAGTCATGATAAAATTTTAACAATTGAAGATTATCAATTTATCAATGCCAGTCAAGAATTAGAAATAAAAAAAACAAAGCGCAATCAACGTATAATTTCATTAATCTATACCATTTTATTAATTGGATTTGGGGTTACAGGCGGCTCTTTATCAACTAGAAAAATTCAATCATTCTTCTTTCCCTATATATTGGAACCAGAACTATTTAGCCAAGGAGAACGTACTTTTTTTCTAGGCAATGGAAATTTATATCAAAAACTTGGTATTAATGCTTTTCAAAAAGGTGATTATCCAGAAGCAGTTGAACAATTTAAAAAAGCAAAGGAAGTTAATAAAAATGATCCAGAAGTCCTGATTTATTATAACAATGCTAAAGCCCATCAAAAGGGTAATTATTTCACTTTGGCGGTTGCGGTATCTATAAATCCTAGAAGAGAACAGGCTACAGACATCTTGAGAGGAGTAGCACAAGCACAGGATGAGTTTAATGAAAAAGGTGGGTTAAAAGGGCAATTATTGAATATTGTAATTACTGACGACAATAGCGAACAAAGCCAAGCTCAAACAGTTGCCCAGGAATTGACCAGAGATCCAAAAGTTTTAGGAGTAATTGGACACAATAGCAGTACCGCTAGTCAGGCTGCACTTGTGAAGTACGAAAGTGCTGGTTTAGCCATGATATCTGCCACTAGCACCAGTACAAAATTGAAAAGTCAAGTATTTTTTAGAACAGTTACTTCTGATGCAAAAGCTGGTGAAAAATTAGCTGATTATGCTTTAAAAAAAGGCATTAAACGAGTGGTTATTTTTTATAAAGTTGAAGATATATATAGTGAAAGTATAAGGCAAGCATTTACAAAAACCTTTGAAAAACAAGGTGGAAAAGTTGTCAGAACTAAAAATTTAGCAGATCCAAAGTTAGATGCATCTTATGAAGTGTATCTCAGTGTAGTTCAAGACGAAGCCAATGCAGTTGTTTTTTTCCCAAATACAGAGCTAATTTCTACTGTAATTAACATGGCTCGCGCTCGTGAACAACAAAAAATTCCAAAATATTTAGGAAAAAATCTCCAGTTGTTGGGAGGAGATGCTTTGTATGCTGTAGATACTCTAAGACAGGGTAGTAAAGCTCTTGAAGGCTTAGTTCTCGCTATTCCCTGGTTTCCTGAAGAATCTTATTCAAAAAAATTTGCACAGAGAGCCTGTGAGCAGTGGGGACAGGGAATTAGTTGGCGTACTGCTGCTAGTTATGATGCAACCGTGGCTTTTATTAAAGCTATTTCAGAGTCAAAAAATCCCTCTCGACAAAGTGTACTCCAAAAGCTTAAGTCGATTACACTGCCCGCTGATAAAACTTCAGGAGATGCACTTGCTTTTCAAGATGGTGAGCCGCGCAATAAAACGCCCGTCCTCGTTAAAATAGTTCCTGGTAGCGGTGATAAGTGTAGTGATAGCGAAGGTAGCAGATTTCACTTTGAAAAAGTCGATTGA
- the sir gene encoding sulfite reductase, ferredoxin dependent: MVKSAPPPIANRKPSKVEGLKENSNFLREPVATQILEDTTHFSEDAVQILKFHGSYQQDNRDNRVKGQEKDYQFMLRTKNPGGFVPPQLYLALDQLADEYGNHTLRATTRQGFQLHGILKKNLKTAIATIVKNLGSTLGACGDINRNVMAPPVPLKNRPDYQYAWEYAQNVADLLSPQTGAYYEIWLDGEKAISAEESPEVKAARQRNGNGTIIHDTEEPIYGTHYMPRKFKVCVTVPGDNSVDLYSQDLTLVVITNESGQLEGFNVFAGGGLGRTHGKEETFARLADAICYVAKDDVYDLVKAIVATQRDYGDRADRRHARLKYLINDWGVDKFRAKVEEYFGKPVAPFQELPEFKYQDFLGWHEQGDGKLFLGISVDNGRVKDEGSFQLKTALREIVEQFNLPIRLTPHQNLIFCDIEPDNKQAIQEILNLRGVVSDPGKIEPLVRYAMACPALPTCGLAITESERAIPGILEQIRSLLDKLGLQDEHFVVRMTGCPNGCARPYMAELAFVGSAPESYQLWLGGSPDQTRLAQPYTERLHHNDIESFLEPIFVYFKKSKQSGESFGDFCDRVGFDAIREFAEQYVPETTPAIAEDTQTQVVASVAKTTTAPSRGRHRISIHDEVYNKLKETAGSQSKPMSELVNEALRIYLKMD, from the coding sequence ATGGTTAAATCTGCTCCTCCTCCAATCGCCAACCGTAAGCCTTCTAAAGTAGAAGGACTCAAGGAAAATAGTAATTTTTTGCGTGAACCTGTAGCAACACAAATCCTTGAGGATACTACTCACTTTAGCGAAGATGCGGTGCAGATTCTCAAGTTTCATGGCTCCTACCAACAAGATAACCGCGACAATCGCGTTAAGGGACAGGAGAAAGATTATCAATTCATGCTGCGGACAAAAAATCCGGGTGGCTTCGTACCGCCGCAGTTATACCTAGCTTTAGATCAGCTGGCTGATGAATATGGTAATCACACTTTGCGTGCAACTACGCGTCAAGGGTTTCAACTGCACGGAATTTTAAAGAAGAATCTCAAAACAGCAATTGCCACCATTGTTAAAAATCTAGGTTCCACATTGGGTGCTTGCGGTGATATCAACCGCAACGTGATGGCGCCACCGGTTCCGTTGAAGAATCGCCCAGACTATCAGTATGCTTGGGAATATGCCCAGAATGTTGCTGATTTGCTGTCACCACAAACAGGCGCTTACTACGAAATTTGGTTAGACGGTGAAAAGGCTATTAGTGCTGAAGAAAGCCCAGAAGTCAAGGCCGCAAGACAGCGCAATGGCAATGGCACAATCATTCATGACACCGAAGAACCAATTTATGGCACTCACTATATGCCCCGCAAGTTCAAAGTTTGCGTGACGGTGCCAGGAGATAATTCGGTTGATTTGTATTCCCAAGACCTCACCTTGGTGGTAATTACCAACGAGTCAGGTCAGTTGGAAGGATTTAATGTTTTTGCCGGTGGCGGTTTAGGTAGAACACATGGTAAAGAAGAAACCTTTGCGAGATTAGCTGATGCGATTTGCTATGTGGCAAAGGATGATGTTTACGACTTAGTGAAAGCCATTGTTGCCACTCAAAGAGATTATGGCGATCGCGCTGACCGCCGTCATGCCAGATTAAAATATTTAATCAATGATTGGGGTGTGGATAAGTTCCGCGCCAAAGTTGAAGAATATTTTGGCAAACCAGTCGCACCTTTCCAAGAACTCCCAGAGTTTAAATATCAAGATTTCTTGGGTTGGCACGAACAAGGCGATGGCAAGTTATTTTTAGGCATTTCTGTTGATAATGGTCGCGTCAAGGATGAAGGTTCGTTTCAACTGAAAACAGCCTTACGGGAAATTGTTGAGCAATTCAATTTACCAATTCGCTTGACACCCCACCAAAACCTGATTTTTTGCGATATCGAACCAGACAACAAACAAGCCATTCAAGAAATTCTCAACCTGCGTGGCGTTGTCTCTGACCCAGGTAAAATCGAACCTTTGGTGCGGTACGCGATGGCTTGCCCTGCTTTGCCCACTTGTGGCTTGGCAATTACCGAATCAGAACGGGCAATACCTGGTATTTTAGAGCAAATTCGCAGTTTATTGGATAAGCTGGGTTTACAAGATGAACATTTTGTGGTAAGGATGACAGGTTGTCCTAACGGCTGCGCTCGTCCCTACATGGCGGAACTGGCCTTTGTGGGTAGCGCTCCTGAATCTTACCAATTATGGTTAGGGGGTTCGCCAGACCAGACAAGGCTTGCACAACCTTATACCGAGCGACTGCACCATAATGACATAGAAAGCTTCCTAGAGCCGATTTTTGTCTACTTTAAAAAGTCGAAGCAATCAGGGGAAAGCTTTGGTGATTTTTGCGATCGCGTTGGTTTTGACGCCATCCGTGAATTTGCTGAACAGTACGTACCCGAAACAACCCCAGCAATTGCTGAAGATACACAAACTCAAGTTGTAGCTTCCGTAGCCAAAACGACCACTGCTCCTAGTAGAGGACGACATCGCATCAGCATTCACGATGAAGTTTATAACAAATTGAAGGAAACTGCCGGTAGCCAAAGTAAACCCATGAGTGAATTAGTGAATGAAGCACTCAGAATCTACTTGAAAATGGATTAA
- a CDS encoding ADP-ribosylglycohydrolase family protein, translating to MLTAAKTLSGLMGLCVGDALGVPVEFTSRAERVKSPVTKMLGYGTWNQPPGTWSDDSSLTFCLAESLCRGYSLDAIANSFWRWYKTGYWTPRGEIFGIGKSTYAVMMRLNQGILPLEAGGTSEMSNGNGSLMRILPMVYCHQTLTFRELISRVHDVSAITHAHPRSQMACGIYTSIAVALLEESNPQAAYLQGLNKIQAIYSVPKFVSETPHFARVFSGEIAQLPVAEINSEGYVIDTLEASLWCLLNSSSYAEAVLKAVNLGGHTGTTAAVTGGLAGIYYGVEGIPQQWMNQIARKQDIINLARRFAAAVYSL from the coding sequence ATGCTAACCGCTGCAAAAACGTTGTCTGGTTTGATGGGTTTATGTGTCGGTGATGCGTTAGGTGTGCCAGTTGAGTTTACTAGCCGCGCTGAACGTGTTAAATCTCCGGTGACAAAGATGTTGGGTTATGGTACATGGAATCAACCACCGGGAACTTGGTCAGATGACAGTTCGCTGACGTTTTGCCTGGCTGAAAGTCTTTGTAGAGGTTATTCCTTAGATGCCATAGCTAATTCCTTCTGGCGCTGGTACAAGACAGGTTACTGGACTCCCCGTGGCGAAATTTTTGGTATCGGTAAGAGTACTTATGCAGTGATGATGCGCCTCAACCAGGGAATTCTACCTCTAGAAGCAGGGGGAACCAGTGAAATGAGTAATGGTAACGGTTCTTTGATGAGAATTTTGCCAATGGTTTACTGTCATCAAACCTTAACATTTAGGGAATTAATTTCGCGGGTGCATGATGTATCTGCCATTACTCATGCTCACCCGCGATCGCAGATGGCTTGTGGTATTTATACTAGTATCGCTGTTGCTCTGCTGGAAGAATCTAACCCCCAAGCAGCTTATTTGCAAGGGTTAAACAAGATCCAGGCAATTTATTCTGTCCCGAAATTCGTTTCCGAAACACCGCATTTTGCCAGAGTCTTCAGCGGTGAAATTGCCCAGCTGCCAGTCGCAGAAATTAATTCTGAGGGCTATGTAATTGATACCCTAGAAGCATCCTTGTGGTGTTTATTAAATAGCTCGTCTTACGCTGAGGCGGTACTGAAAGCTGTAAATTTAGGCGGACATACAGGCACAACGGCTGCTGTCACTGGTGGGTTAGCCGGTATTTACTACGGCGTAGAAGGTATTCCCCAACAATGGATGAATCAAATTGCCCGCAAACAGGATATTATTAACTTAGCAAGACGTTTTGCAGCGGCTGTTTACAGTTTATGA
- a CDS encoding ADP-ribosylglycohydrolase family protein, with amino-acid sequence MLPAVKVLSGLMGLCVGDALGVPVEFTSRAERFKSPVTSMLGYGTWDVPAGTWSDDSSLTFCLADSLCDEFSLDAIANSFWRWYNEGYWTPQGEVFDIGNTTFLAIVNWKQGTPPLQAGGTSENSNGNGSLMRILPMAYYHKTLPFTELILRVHQVSCITHAHLRSQMACGIYISIAEELLKGANPQAAYLQGLNKIAPLYYKSEYILEKPYFDRVFSGEIANLPVEEINSSGYVIDTLEASLWCLLNSSSYSEAVLKSVNLGGDTDTTAAVTGGLAGIYYGVESIPQQWIGQIARKDDIVNLAKRFAAAVYS; translated from the coding sequence ATGCTACCTGCTGTGAAGGTGTTGTCTGGGTTGATGGGTTTATGTGTCGGTGATGCCTTAGGTGTGCCAGTGGAGTTTACTAGCCGCGCTGAACGATTTAAATCTCCAGTCACATCAATGCTGGGTTATGGAACTTGGGATGTTCCTGCTGGCACTTGGTCAGATGATAGTTCGCTGACTTTTTGCCTAGCAGATAGTCTTTGTGATGAATTTTCACTGGATGCCATAGCTAATTCCTTTTGGCGCTGGTACAACGAGGGTTACTGGACACCCCAAGGCGAAGTATTTGACATCGGCAATACTACATTTCTGGCAATTGTCAACTGGAAGCAAGGAACTCCACCCTTACAAGCAGGGGGTACTAGTGAAAACAGTAATGGTAATGGTTCTTTGATGAGAATTTTGCCAATGGCTTACTATCATAAAACCTTGCCTTTTACGGAATTGATTTTGCGGGTGCATCAAGTTTCTTGTATTACCCACGCTCATCTGCGATCGCAAATGGCCTGCGGTATTTATATTAGTATTGCTGAGGAACTGCTGAAAGGAGCGAATCCCCAAGCAGCTTATTTACAAGGTTTAAATAAAATCGCACCGCTTTATTATAAGAGTGAATATATTTTAGAAAAGCCTTATTTCGACAGAGTATTCAGTGGTGAAATTGCCAACCTGCCAGTTGAAGAGATTAATTCTAGCGGCTATGTGATTGATACTCTGGAGGCATCTCTGTGGTGTTTGTTGAACAGTTCATCCTACTCTGAGGCAGTACTCAAGTCTGTAAATTTGGGCGGGGATACAGATACTACCGCAGCAGTTACTGGTGGGTTAGCCGGAATTTACTACGGAGTAGAAAGTATTCCCCAACAATGGATTGGCCAAATTGCCCGTAAAGATGACATTGTTAACTTAGCAAAGCGTTTTGCAGCTGCTGTTTACAGTTAA
- a CDS encoding transposase, whose translation MRKLTDSDKQEILKLYRETAETTSTLAERYDVSNSTISRLLKSTLPEDEYEYLVSLKRAARTPEGRAQVNYEQLPLLSQLKPEKEVATSEPPRLKLPELEPQQPIVEEETQPEEVEEDTPANRRLRRRSSVTEKPKLRSAKRLEIVEEKPPEIVNIPSPILEDEHPEATAIAQMLVGEDILDESEDLDDLEEDDLDDLDEDYDEEEEEDDYLDEPRPLVTRRRPGEIPVQVLPLSAAPLPKTCYLVIDRASELITRPLKDFGDLGQIPSLETQQRTLPVFDNHRVAKRFSTKRDRVIKVPDSKILHKARTHLQAKGITRLLIDGQVYSLSTV comes from the coding sequence GTGAGAAAACTAACAGATTCTGACAAGCAAGAAATTCTTAAGTTATATCGAGAGACTGCTGAAACAACCTCAACTTTGGCAGAGCGCTATGACGTGAGTAACTCCACAATTAGCCGCCTGCTCAAAAGTACCTTACCAGAAGATGAGTACGAATACCTCGTTTCCTTAAAACGTGCTGCTAGGACTCCTGAAGGAAGGGCACAGGTAAACTACGAGCAGTTACCTTTGCTAAGTCAGCTCAAGCCAGAGAAAGAAGTTGCAACCAGTGAACCCCCCCGTTTGAAGTTACCAGAACTTGAGCCGCAGCAGCCAATAGTAGAGGAGGAAACCCAGCCAGAAGAGGTTGAGGAGGATACCCCTGCCAATAGACGCTTGCGGCGGCGTTCCTCGGTAACGGAAAAACCAAAACTGCGATCTGCAAAGCGATTAGAAATCGTAGAAGAAAAGCCACCAGAAATAGTTAACATCCCCAGCCCGATACTGGAGGATGAACATCCAGAGGCAACCGCCATTGCCCAAATGCTGGTGGGTGAAGACATACTAGATGAGTCAGAGGATTTAGATGATTTAGAAGAGGACGATTTAGACGATTTAGACGAGGACTATGATGAGGAAGAAGAGGAGGACGACTATCTAGACGAGCCAAGACCTTTAGTTACAAGACGAAGACCAGGTGAAATCCCAGTTCAAGTCTTACCATTGTCAGCGGCCCCTTTGCCTAAGACTTGCTATTTGGTCATTGACCGCGCCTCAGAATTAATTACCAGACCACTCAAGGATTTTGGCGACTTGGGTCAAATTCCTAGCTTGGAAACTCAGCAAAGAACTTTGCCGGTGTTTGATAACCATCGGGTAGCAAAGCGCTTTTCTACCAAGCGCGATCGCGTAATTAAAGTTCCCGATAGTAAAATTCTCCACAAGGCTCGGACTCATCTACAAGCTAAGGGTATTACCAGACTGTTAATTGATGGTCAGGTCTACTCCCTGTCTACAGTTTAA
- a CDS encoding nucleotidyl transferase AbiEii/AbiGii toxin family protein yields the protein MTFSLEHHNKILTILKSLNHDVLKEGSAYFAGGTLLTLDYQEYRQSKDIDFISPVFTSGYKYLRTVVFDGGFEALFCDLSKIKIGRGTTDQYGIRMIVIVDDLAIKTEIIAESRFELDPPRYPEWSPVPCLSFNDCFTSKLLSNSDRYMDDSVEARDLIDLAILRLQSPIPQQSIEKAEKAYEVIRPLEIAVKRFQERPDYRQECFYSLQVNEAQIPMIIDGIDLLASDLDLEITERVFKEQHDIFDNLETESKNR from the coding sequence ATGACTTTTAGTTTAGAACACCATAATAAAATTCTGACAATTCTTAAAAGCTTAAATCATGACGTACTTAAAGAGGGTTCTGCTTACTTTGCTGGCGGAACCCTTCTTACACTTGATTATCAAGAATATCGCCAAAGTAAAGATATCGATTTTATTTCACCTGTTTTTACATCAGGCTATAAATACCTGCGTACAGTTGTATTTGATGGTGGCTTTGAAGCATTGTTTTGTGATTTGAGCAAAATTAAAATTGGACGCGGCACTACTGACCAGTATGGAATCAGAATGATAGTTATTGTGGATGATCTGGCCATCAAAACAGAAATTATTGCTGAATCTCGTTTTGAATTAGACCCGCCAAGATATCCAGAGTGGTCGCCTGTTCCTTGCTTAAGTTTTAACGATTGTTTCACTTCAAAACTGCTTTCAAATTCTGATCGTTATATGGATGATAGTGTTGAGGCAAGAGACTTAATTGATTTAGCAATTCTGCGGTTGCAATCTCCAATTCCTCAGCAATCAATTGAGAAAGCTGAGAAAGCCTATGAGGTGATACGCCCTTTGGAAATTGCAGTCAAGCGTTTTCAGGAAAGACCAGATTATAGACAAGAATGCTTTTATAGTTTGCAAGTTAATGAGGCTCAAATACCTATGATTATTGATGGTATTGATTTATTAGCTAGCGATTTAGATTTAGAGATTACAGAAAGAGTTTTCAAGGAACAGCATGATATTTTTGACAATTTAGAAACAGAATCTAAAAATAGATAA